Proteins encoded by one window of Tubulanus polymorphus chromosome 7, tnTubPoly1.2, whole genome shotgun sequence:
- the LOC141908640 gene encoding uncharacterized protein LOC141908640 isoform X1, with the protein MSKTTVSQLYRQAESLKSKIADTSFGSNEAWTSRQSLQDIYQKLLVVDLEYALDKKVEQDLWNHVFKNQINAMQSQAKDRQVTYNNVKKSEIQASLNLFLETSSGFYVQLLEELCSAFKLDLPFRKQASFYGVLKESSTVKGIKMPKRVSAMYIVQYALVHLGDIARYRQQIDQAQTYYRHAASLVPSNGQPYNQLAILEAAKGNKLATVFYYIRSLAVKHPFPVAATNLEKFYTKASREPIGDAKGKLSMNSIVSYYLHFHALIHLCLDLDLAKKLSDRIINNLVVHINSASFNAYRLVQVVSINMYALHRLQKDKKDQLNAQQERCLELMLNFTVSLLDQFLCNIPKQEQKAKDYHTLPAIKLLLDWVKLNDQCLTKQTFKNSAIFFNLSRLLNNIQSPDAAKVDLETYTNWPLPEDLDTIGFKPLDEYQSALDFNKKLSDVVTVETENRLRCHRLLEHGKWISENFPSLNLLSVQALKSGKLQFRVPGAHVKLVTGSDSENEKTGADKKTSRQNVAIQAILQNSKTENRMEGNKILSERPKSGKKSNSGKSGQPVIGKVQILSPPHSKNQQQQGNPVISYSDGNRSRNNSASSQHSDMSSTSNQSIGNHTNTVRKNSNPSASNVRLINQPRHQTPHPQQSNIPLPEQNLASFPPLPTNSVNGIGQPRAGFYSGMAQTGVNRMPRPPANVDPDVPPPARMFPLFSARPENKYHPNHPPPPSAATSETRLNSQPDPNIFPNYPSPPSTTTNGPVMSTGGGYPFMFPPPPQIPQQPQQLMKPDSGNSGARIDLGNLFQEYQQQPPQQANWPIYRPNVPPPPFGIQNNRPMAPLPPHMDYDPLKSLFSQPPPGHPLFPGFSQQASKEESIDIWKPSTADLNLNIVQHTAPNRDSTFSAPSRQSYHLHETARNNLEPVEDNGNSSLFSSTDQTGVASYSLFSQSPWTMPPPRQKIENKGVGFDMVYNGECSSGQSQPVPQLIPAPPDHHSEQDQYAANNMQSLWSSGPSPLEKLLEQQKQQRQNDPH; encoded by the exons ATGAGTAAGACGACTGTGTCGCAGCTTTACAG acAAGCAGAATCGTTGAAATCTAAAATAGCAG ATACATCATTTGGAAGTAACGAAGCTTGGACCTCTCGTCAGAGTTTGCAAGATATTTACCAGAAACTATTAGTAGTTGATTTGGAATATGCCTTGGATAAGAAAGTGGAACAGGATCT TTGGAATcatgttttcaaaaatcagaTTAATGCTATGCAATCACAAGCTAAAGACCGACAGGTAACGTACAAC AACGTGAAGAAGTCTGAAATTCAAGCGAGTCTCAATCTGTTTTTGGAAACCTCCAGTGGATTTTATGTGCAG CTCCTCGAAGAACTATGCAGTGCCTTTAAACTAGATCTCCCATTTCGAAAACAAGCCTCATTTTACGGAGTACTGAAAG AATCTAGTACGGTCAAAGGAATCAAAATGCCGAAGAGAGTTTCAGCTATGTATATTGTGCAATATGCTTTAGTTCATTTGGGGGATATAG CgaggtacagacagcagattgatcAAGCTCAGACGTACTACAGACACGCCGCTTCACTCGTACCTTCTAATG GTCAACCGTACAATCAGTTAGCGATTCTGGAAGCGGCGAAAGGTAACAAATTGGCGACGGTTTTCTATTATATACGCAGTCTAGCAGTGAAACATCCTTTCCCTGTAGCCGCCACAAATTTGGAGAAATTCTACACAAAAGCTAGCAGAGAACC AATTGGTGACGCAAAGGGGAAATTATCTATGAATTCGATAGTGTCGTACTACCTTCACTTTCATGCATTGATACACCTGTGTTTAG ATTTGGATCTGGCGAAGAAGCTGAGCGATCGTATCATTAATAATTTGGTCGTGCACATAAATTCGGCCAGTTTCAACGCTTATCGCCTCGTGCAAGTGGTCTCTATAAACATGTACGCTCTGCATCGTCTGCAAAAAGATAAGAAAGATCAGCTAAACGCGCAACAAGAGCGATGTCTCGAACTAATGCTTAATTTTACTG TTTCATTGCTCGATCAGTTTTTGTGTAACATCCCGAAACAGGAACAGAAAGCGAAGGACTACCATACGTTACCCGCTATCAAACTACTGCTCGACTGGGTGAAATTAAACGACCAATGTCTGACGAAACAAACGTTCAAAAATTCGGC GATTTTCTTCAACCTGTCCAGATTGTTGAACAATATACAAAGTCCGGATGCCGCTAAAGTTGATTTGGAAACAT ATACTAACTGGCCACTACCGGAAGATTTGGATACGATTGGTTTCAAACCATTAGATGAATATCAAAG TGCGTTGGACTTCAATAAAAAACTCAGTGATGTTGTAACCGTGGAAACTGAAAATCGTCTACGATGTCATCGTTTGTTGGAACACGGAAAATGGATCAGCGAAAATTTCCCGAG CTTAAATTTGTTGAGTGTACAAGCTCTGAAATCTGGCAAACTGCAGTTCCGTGTTCCGGGGGCACATGTGAAACTAGTGACTG GAAGCGacagtgaaaatgaaaagacCGGAGCGGACAAGAAAACGTCGAGGCAGAATGTAGCGATTCAAGCGATTCTACAAAACAGTAAAACTGAAAACAGAATGGAG GGCAACAAAATTCTATCGGAGAGACCGAAGTCGGGAAAGAAATCCAACAGCGGAAAGTCAGGTCAACCGGTAATCGGCAAAGTTCAAATTCTGTCGCCGCCTCACAGCAAGAATCAACAGCAGCAAGGAAACCCGGTAATCAGCTACAGCGACGGAAACCGCTCGCGAAATAACTCGGCGAGCAGTCAACACAGTGACATGAGCTCGACGTCCAATCAGTCGATCGGGAATCACACGAATACGGTTAGAAAGAATTCGAATCCGTCTGCTAGTAATGTACGATTGATAAATCAGCCGAGACACCAAACGCCGCATCCGCAGCAGTCGAATATCCCGTTACCCGAACAGAACCTAGCGAGTTTCCCTCCTTTACCGACCAATTCGGTGAATGGAATCGGGCAACCGAGAGCTGGGTTTTATTCGGGCATGGCGCAGACCGGAGTTAACAGGATGCCGCGGCCACCGGCTAATGTCGATCCCGATGTTCCACCGCCGGCGAGAATGTTCCCGTTGTTCTCGGCGCGACCCGAGAATAAATATCATCCGAATCATCCACCCCCTCCGTCGGCGGCGACGTCGGAAACGCGTCTGAACTCGCAGCCCGATCCGAACATATTTCCCAACTACCCGTCACCCCCTTCAACGACTACAAATGGGCCGGTGATGTCCACAGGTGGCGGATACCCATTCATGTTCCCACCACCCCCACAGATACCACAGCAACCACAACAATTGATGAAGCCGGATTCAGGCAATTCAG GTGCGCGGATCGATTTGGGGAATCTGTTTCAAGAATATCAACAGCAGCCTCCTCAACAAGCGAACTGGCCGATCTATCGACCGAACGTTCCCCCGCCGCCATTCGGAATCCAGAATAACCGACCGATGGCGCCGCTTCCGCCTCATATGGATTACGATCCTTTGAAATCGTTGTTCAGTCAACCTCCGCCGGGTCATCCGTTATTCCCCGGATTTTCGCAGCAGGCGAGCAAAGAGGAAAGTATCGATATCTGGAAACCGAGTACGGCtgatttaaatttgaatatcgTG CAACACACTGCACCAAACAGGGACAGCACATTCTCCGCACCCTCTAGACAATCTTATCACCTTCATGAG ACTGCACGTAACAACCTGGAACCAGTGGAAGACAACGGAAATAG ttcGCTGTTTTCTTCTACTGACCAAACTGGTGTTGCGTCGTATTCATTATTCAGTCAGTCACCTTGGACTATGCCACCACCGAGACAGAAAATTGAGAATAAAG GTGTTGGGTTCGACATGGTTTATAACGGAGAGTGTTCGAGTGGTCAATCGCAACCGGTACCGCAGCTGATTCCAGCGCCGCCCGATCATCATTCAGAACAAGATCAATACGCTGCCAATAACATGCAG TCATTGTGGTCGTCGGGTCCATCTCCACTAGAGAAACTACTCGAACAACAGAAACAACAACGTCAGAACGACCCGCATTGA
- the LOC141908756 gene encoding negative elongation factor E-like isoform X1, with product MVYMHYPQHLTEEEEMLMKRYAKLRKKKKALQALRAPKPEPEPPEKRPTPSSEEIKEQAKRLVKAGAIKINNETKKQSFKRKVTRDVEKVHTPASVGFQPFKDEIDDSSDVFQPPAKQAKTTASSAKSMYESFVPESEREQMEQNSDHKDVERRRHRSSDRRDSERKHEPLPPPPPRREPRDYPKKGKTIYVSGRGISEMMIRENFAKFDKITNIHMELDKNCCFVTFESLSGSELAIQEMDRNIINDVYLRVSVARRQPNYDAPSGEQSKTAWSSIAASNSQKGSHKDKRHLVTYDDSDDIF from the exons ATGGTTTATATGCATTATCCCCAACACTTAACTGAGGAAGAggaaatgttaatgaaaagaTACGCTAAACTCAGAAAAAAG AAAAAAGCTTTACAAGCCTTGAGAGCCCCTAAACCCGAACCTGAACCACCGGAAAAACGAC CAACTCCATCATCAGAGGAAATAAAAGAGCAAGCAAAAAGATTAGTGAAAGCTGGA gcaataaaaatcaacaatGAAACGAAGAAACAAAGTTTCAAAAGGAAAGTCACTCGG GATGTTGAAAAAGTTCACACTCCTGCGTCTGTCGGGTTTCAACCATTTAAGGATGAAATAGACGACTCATCGGAT GTTTTTCAACCGCCAGCGAAACAAGCGAAAACGACTGCTTCCAGTGCGAAATCAATGTACGAAAGCTTTGTTCCCGAATCAG AACGAGAACAAATGGAACAGAATTCGGATCACAAAGACGTCGAACGGAGGCGACATCGGAGTTCGGACCGTCGAGATTCGGAACGCAAACACGAACCCCTACCGCCGCCTCCTCCACGTCGCGAACCAAGGGATTATCcgaaaaaaggaaaaaccaTTTACGTATCTGGTCGCGGAATCTCAGAAATGATGATCAGAGAAAATTTTGCCAAATTCGATAAGATCACTAACATCCACATGGAACTCGATAAAAA ttgtTGCTTCGTGACTTTTGAAAGTTTGTCCGGTTCTGAACTTGCGATTCAAGAG atGGATCGCAATATAATTAACGATGTTTATTTGAGAGTGTCTGTCGCCCGTCGTCAGCCAAACTACGACGCACCGTCGGGGGAACAGTCGAAAACGGCGTGGTCATCTATAG
- the LOC141908756 gene encoding negative elongation factor E-like isoform X2 — protein MVYMHYPQHLTEEEEMLMKRYAKLRKKKKALQALRAPKPEPEPPEKRQEIKEQAKRLVKAGAIKINNETKKQSFKRKVTRDVEKVHTPASVGFQPFKDEIDDSSDVFQPPAKQAKTTASSAKSMYESFVPESEREQMEQNSDHKDVERRRHRSSDRRDSERKHEPLPPPPPRREPRDYPKKGKTIYVSGRGISEMMIRENFAKFDKITNIHMELDKNCCFVTFESLSGSELAIQEMDRNIINDVYLRVSVARRQPNYDAPSGEQSKTAWSSIAASNSQKGSHKDKRHLVTYDDSDDIF, from the exons ATGGTTTATATGCATTATCCCCAACACTTAACTGAGGAAGAggaaatgttaatgaaaagaTACGCTAAACTCAGAAAAAAG AAAAAAGCTTTACAAGCCTTGAGAGCCCCTAAACCCGAACCTGAACCACCGGAAAAACGAC AGGAAATAAAAGAGCAAGCAAAAAGATTAGTGAAAGCTGGA gcaataaaaatcaacaatGAAACGAAGAAACAAAGTTTCAAAAGGAAAGTCACTCGG GATGTTGAAAAAGTTCACACTCCTGCGTCTGTCGGGTTTCAACCATTTAAGGATGAAATAGACGACTCATCGGAT GTTTTTCAACCGCCAGCGAAACAAGCGAAAACGACTGCTTCCAGTGCGAAATCAATGTACGAAAGCTTTGTTCCCGAATCAG AACGAGAACAAATGGAACAGAATTCGGATCACAAAGACGTCGAACGGAGGCGACATCGGAGTTCGGACCGTCGAGATTCGGAACGCAAACACGAACCCCTACCGCCGCCTCCTCCACGTCGCGAACCAAGGGATTATCcgaaaaaaggaaaaaccaTTTACGTATCTGGTCGCGGAATCTCAGAAATGATGATCAGAGAAAATTTTGCCAAATTCGATAAGATCACTAACATCCACATGGAACTCGATAAAAA ttgtTGCTTCGTGACTTTTGAAAGTTTGTCCGGTTCTGAACTTGCGATTCAAGAG atGGATCGCAATATAATTAACGATGTTTATTTGAGAGTGTCTGTCGCCCGTCGTCAGCCAAACTACGACGCACCGTCGGGGGAACAGTCGAAAACGGCGTGGTCATCTATAG
- the LOC141908640 gene encoding uncharacterized protein LOC141908640 isoform X2: protein MSKTTVSQLYRQAESLKSKIADTSFGSNEAWTSRQSLQDIYQKLLVVDLEYALDKKVEQDLWNHVFKNQINAMQSQAKDRQNVKKSEIQASLNLFLETSSGFYVQLLEELCSAFKLDLPFRKQASFYGVLKESSTVKGIKMPKRVSAMYIVQYALVHLGDIARYRQQIDQAQTYYRHAASLVPSNGQPYNQLAILEAAKGNKLATVFYYIRSLAVKHPFPVAATNLEKFYTKASREPIGDAKGKLSMNSIVSYYLHFHALIHLCLDLDLAKKLSDRIINNLVVHINSASFNAYRLVQVVSINMYALHRLQKDKKDQLNAQQERCLELMLNFTVSLLDQFLCNIPKQEQKAKDYHTLPAIKLLLDWVKLNDQCLTKQTFKNSAIFFNLSRLLNNIQSPDAAKVDLETYTNWPLPEDLDTIGFKPLDEYQSALDFNKKLSDVVTVETENRLRCHRLLEHGKWISENFPSLNLLSVQALKSGKLQFRVPGAHVKLVTGSDSENEKTGADKKTSRQNVAIQAILQNSKTENRMEGNKILSERPKSGKKSNSGKSGQPVIGKVQILSPPHSKNQQQQGNPVISYSDGNRSRNNSASSQHSDMSSTSNQSIGNHTNTVRKNSNPSASNVRLINQPRHQTPHPQQSNIPLPEQNLASFPPLPTNSVNGIGQPRAGFYSGMAQTGVNRMPRPPANVDPDVPPPARMFPLFSARPENKYHPNHPPPPSAATSETRLNSQPDPNIFPNYPSPPSTTTNGPVMSTGGGYPFMFPPPPQIPQQPQQLMKPDSGNSGARIDLGNLFQEYQQQPPQQANWPIYRPNVPPPPFGIQNNRPMAPLPPHMDYDPLKSLFSQPPPGHPLFPGFSQQASKEESIDIWKPSTADLNLNIVQHTAPNRDSTFSAPSRQSYHLHETARNNLEPVEDNGNSSLFSSTDQTGVASYSLFSQSPWTMPPPRQKIENKGVGFDMVYNGECSSGQSQPVPQLIPAPPDHHSEQDQYAANNMQSLWSSGPSPLEKLLEQQKQQRQNDPH, encoded by the exons ATGAGTAAGACGACTGTGTCGCAGCTTTACAG acAAGCAGAATCGTTGAAATCTAAAATAGCAG ATACATCATTTGGAAGTAACGAAGCTTGGACCTCTCGTCAGAGTTTGCAAGATATTTACCAGAAACTATTAGTAGTTGATTTGGAATATGCCTTGGATAAGAAAGTGGAACAGGATCT TTGGAATcatgttttcaaaaatcagaTTAATGCTATGCAATCACAAGCTAAAGACCGACAG AACGTGAAGAAGTCTGAAATTCAAGCGAGTCTCAATCTGTTTTTGGAAACCTCCAGTGGATTTTATGTGCAG CTCCTCGAAGAACTATGCAGTGCCTTTAAACTAGATCTCCCATTTCGAAAACAAGCCTCATTTTACGGAGTACTGAAAG AATCTAGTACGGTCAAAGGAATCAAAATGCCGAAGAGAGTTTCAGCTATGTATATTGTGCAATATGCTTTAGTTCATTTGGGGGATATAG CgaggtacagacagcagattgatcAAGCTCAGACGTACTACAGACACGCCGCTTCACTCGTACCTTCTAATG GTCAACCGTACAATCAGTTAGCGATTCTGGAAGCGGCGAAAGGTAACAAATTGGCGACGGTTTTCTATTATATACGCAGTCTAGCAGTGAAACATCCTTTCCCTGTAGCCGCCACAAATTTGGAGAAATTCTACACAAAAGCTAGCAGAGAACC AATTGGTGACGCAAAGGGGAAATTATCTATGAATTCGATAGTGTCGTACTACCTTCACTTTCATGCATTGATACACCTGTGTTTAG ATTTGGATCTGGCGAAGAAGCTGAGCGATCGTATCATTAATAATTTGGTCGTGCACATAAATTCGGCCAGTTTCAACGCTTATCGCCTCGTGCAAGTGGTCTCTATAAACATGTACGCTCTGCATCGTCTGCAAAAAGATAAGAAAGATCAGCTAAACGCGCAACAAGAGCGATGTCTCGAACTAATGCTTAATTTTACTG TTTCATTGCTCGATCAGTTTTTGTGTAACATCCCGAAACAGGAACAGAAAGCGAAGGACTACCATACGTTACCCGCTATCAAACTACTGCTCGACTGGGTGAAATTAAACGACCAATGTCTGACGAAACAAACGTTCAAAAATTCGGC GATTTTCTTCAACCTGTCCAGATTGTTGAACAATATACAAAGTCCGGATGCCGCTAAAGTTGATTTGGAAACAT ATACTAACTGGCCACTACCGGAAGATTTGGATACGATTGGTTTCAAACCATTAGATGAATATCAAAG TGCGTTGGACTTCAATAAAAAACTCAGTGATGTTGTAACCGTGGAAACTGAAAATCGTCTACGATGTCATCGTTTGTTGGAACACGGAAAATGGATCAGCGAAAATTTCCCGAG CTTAAATTTGTTGAGTGTACAAGCTCTGAAATCTGGCAAACTGCAGTTCCGTGTTCCGGGGGCACATGTGAAACTAGTGACTG GAAGCGacagtgaaaatgaaaagacCGGAGCGGACAAGAAAACGTCGAGGCAGAATGTAGCGATTCAAGCGATTCTACAAAACAGTAAAACTGAAAACAGAATGGAG GGCAACAAAATTCTATCGGAGAGACCGAAGTCGGGAAAGAAATCCAACAGCGGAAAGTCAGGTCAACCGGTAATCGGCAAAGTTCAAATTCTGTCGCCGCCTCACAGCAAGAATCAACAGCAGCAAGGAAACCCGGTAATCAGCTACAGCGACGGAAACCGCTCGCGAAATAACTCGGCGAGCAGTCAACACAGTGACATGAGCTCGACGTCCAATCAGTCGATCGGGAATCACACGAATACGGTTAGAAAGAATTCGAATCCGTCTGCTAGTAATGTACGATTGATAAATCAGCCGAGACACCAAACGCCGCATCCGCAGCAGTCGAATATCCCGTTACCCGAACAGAACCTAGCGAGTTTCCCTCCTTTACCGACCAATTCGGTGAATGGAATCGGGCAACCGAGAGCTGGGTTTTATTCGGGCATGGCGCAGACCGGAGTTAACAGGATGCCGCGGCCACCGGCTAATGTCGATCCCGATGTTCCACCGCCGGCGAGAATGTTCCCGTTGTTCTCGGCGCGACCCGAGAATAAATATCATCCGAATCATCCACCCCCTCCGTCGGCGGCGACGTCGGAAACGCGTCTGAACTCGCAGCCCGATCCGAACATATTTCCCAACTACCCGTCACCCCCTTCAACGACTACAAATGGGCCGGTGATGTCCACAGGTGGCGGATACCCATTCATGTTCCCACCACCCCCACAGATACCACAGCAACCACAACAATTGATGAAGCCGGATTCAGGCAATTCAG GTGCGCGGATCGATTTGGGGAATCTGTTTCAAGAATATCAACAGCAGCCTCCTCAACAAGCGAACTGGCCGATCTATCGACCGAACGTTCCCCCGCCGCCATTCGGAATCCAGAATAACCGACCGATGGCGCCGCTTCCGCCTCATATGGATTACGATCCTTTGAAATCGTTGTTCAGTCAACCTCCGCCGGGTCATCCGTTATTCCCCGGATTTTCGCAGCAGGCGAGCAAAGAGGAAAGTATCGATATCTGGAAACCGAGTACGGCtgatttaaatttgaatatcgTG CAACACACTGCACCAAACAGGGACAGCACATTCTCCGCACCCTCTAGACAATCTTATCACCTTCATGAG ACTGCACGTAACAACCTGGAACCAGTGGAAGACAACGGAAATAG ttcGCTGTTTTCTTCTACTGACCAAACTGGTGTTGCGTCGTATTCATTATTCAGTCAGTCACCTTGGACTATGCCACCACCGAGACAGAAAATTGAGAATAAAG GTGTTGGGTTCGACATGGTTTATAACGGAGAGTGTTCGAGTGGTCAATCGCAACCGGTACCGCAGCTGATTCCAGCGCCGCCCGATCATCATTCAGAACAAGATCAATACGCTGCCAATAACATGCAG TCATTGTGGTCGTCGGGTCCATCTCCACTAGAGAAACTACTCGAACAACAGAAACAACAACGTCAGAACGACCCGCATTGA